From Methanomassiliicoccales archaeon LGM-RCC1, one genomic window encodes:
- a CDS encoding tryptophan--tRNA ligase — translation MPEEFTVTPWEVKGDIDYDLLMQKFGTSPIDDALMDRLSTYGDLHPMLKRGIFYTHRDMLWLLNEYDKGNRFTIYTGRGPSGNTHLGHLMPWMFNKWMQDTFGVNMIFQMTNDEKFLFKDMELKETTDMAYQNALDFIALGFDPKKTRIIVNTKNIDKLYPIALSVAKKVTFSTAKAVFGFDNSTNIGSIFFTAMQSAPAFLPSVDAGKQVPVVIPCGIDQDPHFRVCRDVAPGLGFPKPSLICCKMMPGLSGGDKMSSSDENATIYTTDTPKQVKKKVGRAFTGGCVSVEEQREKGGNPEVCAVFKYNYYMFEHDDAELNEMARKCRSGEVLCGECKMCLTEKINVFLEQHQDKREKAKDVIAEMAYDGFEW, via the coding sequence ATGCCAGAGGAATTCACTGTCACCCCATGGGAGGTCAAGGGGGACATCGACTACGACCTGCTGATGCAGAAGTTCGGAACCAGTCCGATAGACGATGCCCTCATGGACAGGCTGTCCACGTACGGCGACCTCCACCCGATGCTCAAGCGCGGTATATTCTACACCCACCGCGACATGCTCTGGCTGCTGAACGAGTACGACAAGGGGAACAGGTTTACGATCTACACCGGGAGGGGACCCTCAGGGAACACCCATCTCGGACACCTGATGCCGTGGATGTTCAACAAGTGGATGCAGGACACGTTCGGCGTGAACATGATCTTCCAGATGACCAACGACGAGAAGTTCCTGTTCAAGGACATGGAGCTGAAGGAGACCACCGACATGGCCTACCAGAACGCCCTGGACTTCATAGCGCTGGGATTCGATCCCAAGAAGACGAGGATCATCGTCAACACGAAGAACATCGACAAGCTGTACCCGATCGCCCTGAGTGTGGCGAAGAAGGTCACCTTCTCCACCGCCAAGGCGGTGTTCGGATTCGACAACTCCACGAACATCGGATCGATATTCTTCACCGCCATGCAGTCGGCCCCGGCGTTCCTGCCCTCGGTCGATGCAGGTAAACAGGTGCCCGTGGTCATTCCCTGTGGTATCGACCAGGATCCCCACTTCAGGGTCTGCAGGGACGTCGCTCCGGGGTTGGGATTCCCCAAGCCCTCGCTGATCTGCTGCAAGATGATGCCTGGCCTTTCCGGCGGGGACAAGATGTCATCCTCGGACGAGAACGCCACCATATACACCACCGATACCCCCAAGCAGGTCAAGAAGAAGGTCGGCAGGGCTTTCACCGGCGGATGCGTCAGCGTGGAGGAGCAGAGGGAGAAGGGCGGAAACCCCGAGGTCTGCGCCGTATTCAAGTACAACTACTACATGTTCGAGCACGACGATGCCGAACTGAACGAGATGGCACGCAAGTGCCGCAGCGGAGAGGTGCTCTGCGGGGAATGCAAGATGTGCCTCACCGAGAAGATCAATGTCTTCCTCGAGCAGCATCAGGACAAGAGGGAGAAGGCAAAGGACGTCATCGCGGAGATGGCGTACGACGGATTCGAATGGTGA
- a CDS encoding phenylalanine--tRNA ligase subunit alpha has product MVSAEILEGLSYNEKRLLLALGARGGSASPAELIADKQFGLEVEVMGAASWLESKELARITERVEKFIVLTDESIVSTGLPERTAVVKINEAGGRMDMDALAEQMPGGMDKVAVGWLKRKALADIVAEGDRKFLVLTDKGKAVLNEEMPEEAFLKRLAENPVPEAEADKNIVKDLKGRKGMIGEKVVTERSIALTDLGKEVANSGLELKEEVTEVTDRLIQSGEWKNAEFRKYDIQTFAPAIVPAKKHPLSRLGAEIRRMFTDMGFTEMSSEYVQPSFWNLDVLFTPQDHPARDLQDTFYLERPKAIHIDDEELVAKIKAIHENGGDTGSTGWGGKWSREMAESALLRTHSTCSSIRYIAAHPDAPQKAFSISRIFRNESIDSTHLPEFTQIEGIVIDEKADFNMLISMIKEFYSKMGFDQIRIRPAYFPYTEPSLEIEVFFNGKWMELGGAGMFRPEVLAPFGVKTPVLAWGFGFERLAMLKWDIRDIRDLYISDIDTLKKNTVF; this is encoded by the coding sequence ATGGTAAGCGCTGAGATTCTGGAAGGATTGAGCTACAACGAGAAGAGACTGCTGCTGGCGCTGGGCGCCAGGGGAGGCTCCGCCTCTCCTGCGGAGCTCATAGCGGATAAGCAGTTCGGTCTGGAGGTCGAGGTCATGGGAGCCGCCTCCTGGCTGGAGTCCAAGGAGCTGGCTAGGATCACCGAGAGGGTGGAGAAGTTCATCGTCCTGACGGATGAATCCATAGTCTCCACCGGGCTTCCCGAGAGGACCGCGGTAGTGAAGATCAACGAAGCGGGCGGAAGGATGGACATGGACGCCCTCGCGGAGCAGATGCCCGGAGGAATGGACAAGGTCGCCGTCGGATGGCTTAAGAGGAAGGCATTGGCGGACATCGTCGCCGAGGGCGACAGGAAGTTCCTGGTGCTCACCGACAAGGGGAAGGCTGTGCTCAATGAGGAGATGCCCGAGGAGGCGTTCCTCAAGAGGCTGGCCGAGAACCCCGTGCCCGAAGCGGAGGCTGACAAGAACATCGTCAAGGACCTCAAGGGCAGGAAGGGAATGATCGGCGAGAAGGTCGTTACCGAGAGGAGCATCGCACTCACCGACCTCGGAAAGGAGGTCGCCAACTCAGGATTGGAGCTGAAGGAGGAGGTCACCGAGGTGACCGACCGTCTCATCCAGTCGGGAGAATGGAAGAACGCCGAGTTCAGGAAATACGACATACAGACGTTCGCTCCCGCTATCGTCCCTGCGAAGAAGCACCCGCTGTCCAGGCTCGGTGCGGAGATCCGCAGGATGTTCACCGACATGGGATTCACAGAGATGTCATCTGAGTACGTCCAGCCATCGTTCTGGAATCTCGATGTCCTCTTCACGCCGCAGGACCATCCCGCGAGGGACCTGCAGGATACATTCTATCTGGAGAGGCCGAAGGCCATCCACATCGACGACGAGGAGCTCGTCGCCAAGATCAAGGCGATCCACGAGAACGGCGGGGACACCGGTTCCACTGGATGGGGAGGCAAATGGTCCAGGGAGATGGCGGAGTCCGCGCTCCTCAGGACGCACAGCACCTGCTCGTCCATCAGGTACATCGCGGCCCATCCGGATGCACCGCAGAAGGCGTTCTCGATATCCAGGATATTCAGGAACGAATCCATCGATTCCACCCATCTTCCGGAGTTCACCCAGATCGAGGGAATCGTCATCGACGAGAAGGCGGACTTCAACATGCTGATCTCGATGATCAAGGAGTTCTACAGCAAGATGGGATTCGACCAGATCCGCATCCGTCCGGCGTACTTCCCGTACACCGAGCCGTCGCTGGAGATAGAGGTCTTCTTCAACGGAAAGTGGATGGAGCTCGGAGGAGCGGGCATGTTCAGGCCAGAGGTCCTGGCGCCGTTCGGAGTCAAGACGCCTGTGCTCGCATGGGGATTCGGATTCGAGAGGCTCGCCATGCTGAAATGGGACATCAGGGACATCAGGGACCTGTACATCTCCGACATCGACACCCTCAAGAAGAACACCGTGTTCTGA